A stretch of Cyanobacterium sp. HL-69 DNA encodes these proteins:
- the rnz gene encoding ribonuclease Rnz, which translates to MEVTFLGTSSGVPTRARNVSSVALRLTQRGEIWLFDCGEGTQHQILRSELKTSQLKKIFVTHMHGDHIFGLMGLLASCGLGAHAENVEVYGPPGLDAYLKACMKYSQTYFPYGVHFKTVSPGVIYEDDEYIVSTEMLKHRVTAFGYRISEKDKAGKFDVEKAKKMGIPSGPVYGRLKKGETITLDDGRTINGSQLCGPTEIGRKFVYCTDTVFCESAIALSEDADVLIHEATFAHQDAQMAFERMHSTTTMAAQVALAAQVKKLIMTHFSPRYAPGNTLQLNDLLKEAQAIFPETILAYDFLSYEIPRRIN; encoded by the coding sequence GTGGAAGTAACTTTTTTAGGTACTAGTTCAGGAGTACCCACCCGAGCAAGAAATGTATCTAGTGTGGCACTTAGACTAACCCAGAGGGGAGAAATTTGGTTATTTGATTGCGGAGAAGGTACCCAACACCAAATTTTGCGCAGTGAATTAAAAACCTCCCAACTAAAAAAAATCTTCGTTACCCATATGCACGGAGATCATATTTTTGGTTTGATGGGATTACTGGCTAGTTGTGGGTTGGGCGCCCATGCAGAAAATGTGGAAGTTTATGGGCCTCCCGGGCTGGATGCTTATTTAAAGGCTTGTATGAAGTATTCTCAGACTTATTTCCCCTATGGTGTCCATTTTAAAACGGTTTCTCCTGGTGTTATCTATGAGGATGATGAATATATAGTTAGTACCGAGATGTTAAAACATCGTGTAACGGCTTTTGGTTATCGCATCAGTGAAAAAGATAAGGCTGGTAAATTTGATGTGGAAAAAGCCAAAAAAATGGGTATTCCCAGTGGCCCTGTGTATGGAAGATTGAAAAAGGGTGAAACCATTACCCTAGATGATGGACGCACTATCAATGGTTCTCAATTGTGTGGGCCGACGGAAATTGGACGTAAATTTGTTTATTGTACCGATACCGTTTTTTGTGAAAGTGCGATCGCCCTTAGCGAAGATGCTGACGTACTAATTCATGAAGCCACTTTTGCCCACCAAGACGCACAAATGGCCTTTGAAAGAATGCACTCCACCACCACCATGGCAGCCCAAGTGGCTCTTGCTGCTCAGGTTAAAAAACTTATCATGACCCACTTTAGCCCCCGTTATGCCCCGGGCAATACCCTTCAGTTAAATGATTTACTCAAGGAGGCTCAGGCTATTTTCCCCGAGACTATTCTTGCTTATGATTTTCTGAGCTACGAAATACCAAGACGAATTAATTGA
- the mraY gene encoding phospho-N-acetylmuramoyl-pentapeptide-transferase MraY yields the protein MQTNSKFTNSFTNPTGITLLILLSVGLSAIALSFLNINQINPFLSSFIITGALGYVIVPQLQRIKASQVIQEDGPSTHLKKAGTPTMGGIFFIPTAIIVGLIFTNFSSNAIAVALVTLAYAFIGWVDDWQILRKKTNLGLTAKQKLALQILFAVIFCIWMAQTQPPEITNVTLPFSIILPLGFFFWFLASFVIVAESNATNLTDGVDGLAGGTSAIAFLGIGILISNTHPDLLIFSLAISGACLGFVLHNRNKASVFMGDTGSLALGASLSAIGILSQNLWALFIISLLFFLESISVIAQVAYYKATKDENGKGKRLLKMAPIHHHLELSGWTETQIVGIFYLINTILILITIYLY from the coding sequence ATGCAGACTAACTCTAAATTTACTAATTCCTTTACCAATCCCACTGGTATTACTTTACTTATTCTATTATCTGTGGGTTTAAGTGCGATCGCCCTTAGCTTTTTAAACATCAATCAAATCAATCCCTTTCTATCTTCTTTTATCATCACTGGGGCTTTAGGTTATGTGATAGTACCTCAACTGCAAAGAATAAAAGCCAGTCAAGTAATCCAAGAAGACGGCCCTTCCACCCACCTCAAAAAAGCGGGAACTCCCACTATGGGAGGAATTTTCTTCATTCCCACCGCCATCATTGTCGGTTTAATTTTTACCAACTTTTCCAGTAATGCCATTGCCGTTGCCCTCGTCACTTTGGCTTATGCCTTTATCGGTTGGGTAGATGATTGGCAAATTTTGCGAAAAAAAACCAACCTTGGTTTAACTGCCAAGCAAAAGTTAGCCTTACAAATTCTATTCGCCGTTATCTTTTGTATTTGGATGGCTCAAACTCAGCCCCCAGAAATTACTAACGTCACTCTTCCTTTTAGTATTATTCTGCCCCTTGGCTTTTTCTTCTGGTTTCTTGCCTCCTTTGTTATCGTTGCCGAAAGTAACGCCACCAACTTAACCGATGGGGTTGACGGTTTAGCAGGGGGAACCAGTGCGATCGCTTTTCTCGGTATCGGTATATTGATAAGTAACACTCATCCAGACTTACTCATTTTTTCCCTCGCCATCAGTGGGGCTTGTCTAGGATTTGTCCTCCACAACCGCAACAAAGCCTCTGTCTTTATGGGTGATACGGGTTCCCTAGCTCTCGGTGCTAGTCTAAGTGCGATCGGTATTTTAAGCCAAAATCTTTGGGCATTATTCATAATCAGTCTGCTTTTCTTCCTCGAATCCATCTCCGTCATCGCCCAAGTAGCTTACTACAAAGCCACCAAAGACGAAAATGGCAAAGGAAAAAGACTACTAAAAATGGCTCCCATCCACCATCACCTCGAACTTAGTGGCTGGACAGAAACCCAAATCGTCGGCATCTTTTATCTAATTAATACCATTCTTATTCTAATCACCATCTATTTATATTAA
- a CDS encoding Ca2+-activated K+ channel SynCaK, giving the protein MKPFIIVCALGRTGYKIYNLLKQQGANVVGISDRPLTTQENDHIVVGNMRSPQVLMDAGITEAHTIVLASNDDALNVAILTEARTLNPKIRIINRLYNRTLGARLDHTLPDHFTMSVPALAAPIFAFAATGNRAIGHLKLLDKTWALQEEVIDENHPWLGLKLSQLWDNLEQMLIYYLPKQGEIDLVSAVIEGKTLQLGDHLIVATKAKINNKSRNFLIKFLKVFLNIGKYKQYARPVIIITLILLSLIFLATFTYVFVNWDISPVDALYFSVGMITGAGGKEEVAENAPDIIKIFTAFMMIVGAGIIGICYALINDFVLGSRLKQSWDVAQIPSKNHYIVCGLGNVGIEIIQELHRQGQDVVVIEPNPNNRFLHSVRSLGVPIIVEDATLSDTLNTANVRRAIALLVVTSNDMLNVEIALTVKALAPNLPVTLRVQESQFAQSVQDVFQFETVLSPAELATHSFAAAALGGRILGNGMTQDLLWVALATMITPNHPFCGQEIKHIASQADFVPLYITRGNKNIHSWNLLEIKLKENDILYLTIPANRLDELWRIDSSSPILIHN; this is encoded by the coding sequence ATGAAACCTTTTATCATCGTTTGTGCTTTAGGTAGGACAGGTTATAAAATCTATAATCTGTTAAAGCAACAGGGGGCTAATGTGGTGGGAATAAGCGATCGCCCCTTGACTACCCAAGAAAATGATCATATTGTTGTGGGTAATATGAGATCCCCCCAAGTGTTGATGGATGCAGGGATTACGGAAGCTCATACCATTGTCTTAGCTAGTAATGATGATGCCCTCAATGTCGCAATTCTCACCGAAGCACGAACCCTTAACCCCAAAATTAGAATCATTAATCGTCTCTACAATCGTACCCTTGGGGCAAGGTTAGATCACACCCTACCAGATCACTTTACCATGAGTGTCCCTGCCCTCGCTGCGCCTATTTTTGCCTTTGCTGCTACAGGAAACAGGGCGATCGGGCATTTAAAATTATTGGACAAAACATGGGCATTGCAGGAAGAAGTCATAGACGAAAATCATCCCTGGTTAGGGCTAAAACTATCTCAACTATGGGATAACCTAGAGCAGATGTTAATCTACTATTTACCTAAACAGGGAGAAATTGACCTCGTTTCTGCCGTCATTGAAGGTAAAACTCTACAACTAGGAGATCATTTAATCGTTGCGACTAAAGCCAAGATAAACAATAAATCAAGAAATTTTCTCATCAAATTTTTAAAAGTTTTTCTCAACATCGGTAAATATAAGCAATATGCCCGTCCTGTTATAATTATTACCCTTATATTACTATCGTTAATTTTTCTTGCCACTTTTACCTATGTTTTTGTCAACTGGGATATTTCCCCCGTGGATGCTCTTTATTTTAGTGTGGGCATGATTACAGGGGCTGGAGGTAAGGAAGAGGTTGCCGAAAATGCCCCTGACATCATCAAAATATTTACCGCTTTTATGATGATTGTGGGTGCTGGAATAATTGGTATTTGTTACGCCCTTATTAATGATTTTGTCCTGGGCAGTCGTCTAAAACAGTCTTGGGATGTGGCACAAATACCCAGTAAAAATCACTATATTGTCTGTGGTTTGGGTAATGTTGGCATTGAAATTATTCAAGAATTACACCGTCAAGGGCAAGATGTGGTAGTAATAGAGCCAAATCCGAATAATCGTTTTCTTCACTCTGTACGTTCTCTCGGAGTACCGATAATAGTTGAAGATGCTACATTATCTGATACCCTTAACACTGCTAATGTGCGCCGGGCGATCGCTCTGTTAGTAGTTACCAGTAATGATATGTTAAATGTAGAAATAGCTCTCACGGTAAAGGCGCTCGCTCCTAACTTACCCGTAACCCTGAGAGTACAGGAAAGTCAATTTGCCCAATCAGTCCAAGACGTATTTCAATTTGAAACCGTACTATCCCCCGCCGAACTTGCAACCCATTCCTTTGCCGCTGCTGCACTAGGGGGTAGAATCCTCGGAAATGGCATGACTCAAGACTTACTTTGGGTAGCCCTAGCCACCATGATTACTCCTAATCATCCTTTTTGTGGTCAAGAAATTAAACATATTGCCAGTCAAGCTGATTTCGTTCCTCTCTACATCACAAGAGGGAATAAAAACATTCATAGTTGGAACTTATTAGAAATAAAATTAAAAGAAAATGACATTCTTTACTTAACAATTCCAGCCAACCGCCTCGACGAATTATGGCGTATCGATTCTTCTTCCCCTATCCTAATTCACAATTAA
- the fabG gene encoding 3-oxoacyl-[acyl-carrier-protein] reductase FabG → MELLPDNLQKLKDQVAVITGASRGIGKASAIALGEEGASIVVNYASNSEAADKVVAEITEGGGSAIAIKADVSNPEEVDNLFKEAVKQFGKIDILVNNAGITRDTLMLRMKLEDWQQVINLNLTGVFLCCKAVSKMMLKQRSGKIINISSVAGQMGNPGQANYSAAKAGVIGLTKTLAKEFASRGVTVNAVAPGFIETDMTSGLEADEILKFIPLARYGKPEEIAGMIRFLAADKASSYITGQVFNVDGGMVM, encoded by the coding sequence ATGGAACTATTACCTGATAATTTACAGAAATTAAAAGACCAAGTAGCGGTTATTACAGGGGCTTCCCGTGGCATAGGAAAAGCCAGTGCGATCGCCCTTGGGGAAGAAGGAGCATCCATTGTGGTAAACTATGCCAGTAATAGTGAAGCAGCGGACAAAGTCGTAGCCGAAATTACCGAAGGGGGGGGGAGTGCGATCGCCATTAAGGCCGATGTTTCTAACCCAGAAGAAGTAGATAATCTTTTCAAAGAAGCGGTCAAACAATTCGGCAAAATCGACATCCTCGTAAATAATGCAGGAATCACCCGTGACACCCTCATGTTAAGGATGAAACTCGAAGATTGGCAACAGGTGATCAACCTCAACCTCACAGGGGTATTTCTATGTTGTAAAGCCGTTAGTAAAATGATGCTTAAACAAAGAAGCGGTAAAATTATTAATATTTCCTCCGTGGCAGGGCAAATGGGCAACCCTGGACAAGCTAACTACAGCGCAGCTAAAGCAGGGGTAATCGGTTTAACAAAAACCCTCGCCAAAGAATTTGCCAGTCGTGGTGTCACTGTTAATGCCGTTGCCCCTGGATTTATTGAAACTGATATGACAAGCGGATTAGAAGCCGATGAAATTTTAAAATTTATTCCCCTCGCCCGTTATGGTAAGCCAGAAGAAATTGCGGGGATGATTCGTTTCTTAGCAGCTGACAAGGCTTCTAGTTATATCACAGGGCAAGTATTCAACGTTGATGGTGGTATGGTAATGTAA
- the trpC gene encoding indole-3-glycerol phosphate synthase TrpC yields the protein MRIRRQEPSPSVAIESLCYQVKVPEGEPQNILEEIVWYKEQEVEKMRDRLSLLDLRVQVKKLTNQPKDFLGALHNSPHQPALIAEVKKASPSKGIIRADFEPSAIATAYEKGGAACLSVLTDKKFFQGSFENLAIVRNTVNVPLLCKEFVIYPYQIYLARLNGADAVLLITAILKDSDIKYFLKIIEGLGMTALIEVHTLEELDRVLAIDGVKLIGINNRNLEDFTVSLDNTKEILAQRADIIKEKGITIVSESGLYTKEDLQFVQQAGANAVLIGESLVKQDDITSAVKNFY from the coding sequence ATGAGAATTCGCCGTCAAGAGCCTTCCCCCTCCGTTGCCATTGAGAGTTTATGCTATCAAGTAAAAGTGCCAGAAGGTGAACCTCAAAATATCCTCGAAGAGATTGTATGGTATAAAGAGCAAGAGGTGGAGAAAATGCGTGATCGCCTTTCTCTGTTAGATTTAAGGGTACAGGTTAAAAAACTAACCAATCAACCCAAAGACTTTTTAGGAGCGCTTCATAATAGTCCCCATCAACCAGCCCTCATTGCTGAGGTTAAAAAAGCATCCCCTAGTAAAGGGATTATTCGTGCTGATTTTGAACCTAGTGCGATCGCAACTGCTTATGAAAAAGGAGGTGCCGCTTGTTTATCAGTGCTAACCGACAAAAAATTTTTTCAAGGTAGCTTTGAAAACTTAGCCATAGTTAGAAACACCGTCAATGTGCCCTTATTGTGCAAAGAATTTGTCATTTACCCTTACCAAATTTATCTTGCTCGTTTAAACGGCGCTGATGCCGTCTTACTCATTACCGCCATCCTCAAAGATAGTGACATTAAATATTTCCTCAAAATCATCGAAGGATTAGGTATGACAGCCCTTATCGAAGTGCATACCCTCGAAGAATTAGACCGAGTTTTAGCCATTGACGGAGTAAAATTAATCGGTATTAACAATCGCAACCTCGAAGACTTTACCGTTAGCCTTGACAACACAAAAGAAATTCTTGCTCAAAGGGCAGACATTATCAAGGAAAAAGGAATTACCATCGTTAGTGAATCAGGTTTATACACCAAAGAAGACTTACAATTTGTACAACAGGCAGGGGCAAACGCCGTCTTAATCGGTGAATCTTTGGTAAAACAAGATGATATTACCTCGGCGGTGAAAAATTTTTACTAA
- a CDS encoding acyltransferase family protein — MMSDKRLGWSLDYRDPETIKKVMPFWEFLYKYYFQVKTDGWEYIPNTQVLFVGSHNGGLGAPDMTMMMYDWFKRFGVEKPVYGLMHPSAWKVYSTVIDLAAQCGAVVAHPKMAIRAIESGASVLVYPGGAEDVFRPYSERDKIKLVGRKAFIKLALKYSLPIVPLVSKGAHETLYVLTDLYEQAKSFHDLGWFDWILDVDPQTFPIYLGLPWGIAFGPLPNIPLPNPIRTRVCPPIYFKHYGMDASKDKDYVDECYDMVEKSMQYQLDLLYDNSNDKYAML; from the coding sequence ATGATGTCAGATAAACGATTAGGCTGGTCATTAGATTATAGAGATCCAGAAACGATAAAAAAGGTAATGCCATTTTGGGAATTTTTATATAAATATTATTTTCAAGTAAAAACCGATGGCTGGGAATATATCCCCAATACTCAAGTGTTGTTTGTAGGTTCTCATAATGGGGGGTTGGGCGCCCCTGACATGACCATGATGATGTATGACTGGTTCAAACGTTTTGGGGTAGAAAAGCCAGTATATGGACTGATGCACCCCAGTGCTTGGAAAGTTTATAGTACCGTGATAGATTTAGCGGCACAATGCGGAGCGGTGGTAGCCCATCCAAAAATGGCCATAAGGGCGATCGAGTCTGGGGCTAGTGTTTTGGTGTACCCTGGGGGCGCTGAGGATGTGTTTCGCCCCTACAGTGAGAGGGATAAAATTAAGTTGGTGGGTAGAAAGGCTTTTATTAAATTAGCCCTTAAATATTCTTTGCCCATTGTGCCTTTGGTGTCCAAGGGCGCCCATGAAACTTTGTATGTATTGACGGATTTGTATGAACAGGCGAAGTCTTTTCATGATTTAGGGTGGTTTGATTGGATTTTGGATGTTGATCCTCAAACCTTTCCTATCTATCTTGGTTTGCCTTGGGGCATTGCCTTTGGCCCTTTACCGAATATTCCATTACCTAATCCTATTCGTACGAGGGTATGTCCTCCCATTTATTTTAAACATTATGGAATGGATGCTAGTAAGGATAAAGATTATGTGGATGAATGTTATGACATGGTGGAGAAATCTATGCAGTATCAGTTAGATTTACTCTATGACAACTCCAATGACAAGTATGCCATGCTCTAA
- the surE-2 gene encoding 5'-nucleotidase SurE gives MRILISNDDGIFAKGIRTLADTLAKAGHDVTVVAPDIERSATGHGLTLHHPIRAEQIEGLYHPSITAWSCSGTPSDSVKLGLSAIMGDRPDFVLSGINQGSNLGTDILYSGTVSAAMEGTIEGITSIAFSLTSFTIKEFQPAANFALKLIEQLQEKPLIDSTLLNVNIPALPESEIAGIKITRQGLRRYIEHFQKRSDPRGKTYYWLAGELVEELDQPEHIYLPPELPTDVQANKQNYITITPLQYNLTDVVMVNDLQEHFDS, from the coding sequence ATGCGTATTTTAATCAGTAACGACGACGGTATTTTTGCCAAAGGAATTCGTACCCTAGCCGACACTTTGGCTAAGGCAGGACATGATGTAACGGTGGTAGCCCCCGACATTGAAAGATCAGCCACTGGTCATGGTTTGACCCTCCATCACCCCATTAGAGCCGAACAAATAGAAGGATTGTATCACCCCAGTATCACTGCTTGGTCTTGTTCTGGAACTCCTTCCGATAGTGTTAAACTCGGATTAAGTGCCATTATGGGCGATCGCCCCGATTTCGTCCTCTCAGGCATCAACCAAGGCTCTAACCTAGGAACAGATATACTATACTCTGGTACCGTATCCGCCGCCATGGAAGGCACCATCGAAGGCATTACCAGCATTGCTTTTAGTCTAACCAGTTTCACCATCAAAGAATTTCAACCCGCCGCCAACTTCGCCCTAAAATTAATAGAACAACTACAAGAAAAACCCCTCATCGACTCAACCCTTCTTAACGTCAACATTCCCGCCCTCCCCGAATCAGAAATTGCAGGAATTAAAATCACCAGACAGGGATTAAGAAGATATATCGAACACTTCCAAAAAAGATCAGACCCCCGCGGAAAAACCTATTATTGGTTAGCAGGGGAATTAGTGGAAGAACTAGACCAACCAGAACACATTTACTTACCCCCCGAACTCCCCACGGACGTACAAGCCAACAAACAAAACTATATTACCATCACTCCCCTGCAATATAACCTTACGGATGTGGTTATGGTCAACGATTTACAAGAGCATTTTGATTCGTAA